From a region of the Candidatus Brocadia sp. genome:
- a CDS encoding universal stress protein, translating into MYKKIFVAVDNSCYSNFCIDAGVALSQKYGSLLVGCHVYDAALHQRRFRDMEKGLPPQYQDENVLQHQRDLHSSLINLGLKLISESYLNVFKQKCMEMAVPHEQLLLEGKNYHEIINEVQRNRYDLVILGVLGLAAVNEQMIGSVCERVVRRIKTDVLVVKNNGFDGKVVVAVDGSLASFAGFASAIQFAKSFNVKLVAVSVFDPHYHRVAFESIANVLSQEAGQIFRFKEQETLHEEIIDKGLAKIYQNHLDRAARMASDAGVELDTVLMEGKPYDKILRFLQKENPSTVIVGRTGIHNTNGLDLGSTTENLLRLAPCNVLLTGGNAEAEVNEPNGFLEFHRPLNEKKYASVTNTLESPHSADGFARVVKSDQKISDKHQIKRQIPVWTQEAQIQTERIPSFVRGVVKKKIEEFAQEKGYQEITTQIVDEAKALFMGDSSIHSV; encoded by the coding sequence ATGTATAAAAAAATATTTGTTGCCGTTGACAATTCTTGTTACTCCAATTTTTGCATCGATGCAGGGGTTGCCCTTTCTCAAAAATATGGTTCCCTGCTAGTGGGGTGCCATGTCTATGACGCCGCCTTGCACCAACGGCGTTTCCGCGATATGGAAAAGGGATTGCCGCCTCAGTACCAGGACGAGAATGTTTTGCAACACCAGCGAGATCTTCATAGTTCGCTGATCAATTTGGGGCTCAAGTTGATTTCGGAATCGTATCTGAACGTATTTAAACAAAAATGCATGGAAATGGCAGTTCCTCATGAGCAGCTCCTGTTAGAGGGAAAAAATTATCATGAAATCATAAACGAAGTCCAGAGAAACCGGTACGATCTGGTGATTTTAGGAGTGCTTGGTTTGGCTGCCGTTAATGAACAAATGATTGGAAGTGTTTGCGAACGGGTTGTCCGGCGTATTAAAACCGATGTTCTTGTCGTAAAGAATAACGGTTTTGATGGGAAGGTGGTGGTCGCGGTAGATGGTAGTTTAGCTTCCTTTGCCGGGTTTGCTTCCGCTATCCAGTTTGCGAAGTCGTTCAATGTAAAACTTGTCGCGGTTTCTGTATTTGATCCCCATTATCACCGTGTTGCTTTTGAAAGTATTGCAAATGTGCTTTCTCAGGAAGCGGGTCAGATTTTCCGGTTTAAGGAGCAGGAAACGCTTCATGAGGAGATTATTGATAAAGGATTGGCCAAAATATACCAGAACCACCTTGATCGGGCAGCCAGAATGGCCAGTGATGCTGGCGTTGAGCTTGACACGGTCCTCATGGAGGGCAAACCTTATGACAAAATACTGCGGTTTCTTCAAAAAGAAAACCCTTCTACCGTGATCGTGGGACGTACCGGGATTCATAATACCAATGGCTTAGATCTTGGCAGCACAACAGAAAATCTCCTGAGATTGGCGCCATGTAATGTGCTGCTGACCGGTGGAAATGCAGAGGCTGAGGTAAATGAACCAAATGGATTCTTGGAGTTCCACAGACCATTAAACGAAAAAAAATATGCGTCGGTAACGAATACCCTTGAGTCTCCGCATAGCGCAGATGGTTTCGCAAGGGTAGTGAAAAGCGATCAAAAAATTTCCGACAAGCATCAGATAAAAAGACAAATTCCTGTTTGGACGCAGGAAGCACAAATACAAACCGAGAGGATTCCTTCTTTTGTTAGAGGCGTAGTGAAGAAAAAAATTGAAGAGTTTGCGCAAGAGAAGGGTTATCAGGAAATAACTACTCAGATTGTAGATGAGGCAAAGGCGTTATTCATGGGTGACAGCTCGATTCATAGTGTTTGA
- a CDS encoding cytochrome c → MGYFMCWKKFAVNTALVFGVIGWFATANGAEVSPRDQIFLLSPKKTFDYYCSPCHGLKGKGDGTFFTIDLKPKPRNFTDLDYMKKRTDDQLIKSITDGSKSVDKSNLCPPWGKTLTDKKIKELVAYIRGLATQESAAPVAVAKGPVSVDEKESPVKAVMRWGFIAVITIALASGAISEWKKLRNESPKG, encoded by the coding sequence ATGGGATATTTTATGTGCTGGAAAAAATTTGCTGTAAACACAGCTCTTGTGTTTGGGGTAATTGGTTGGTTTGCAACGGCAAACGGTGCTGAAGTTTCCCCGCGAGATCAGATATTTTTACTGTCACCGAAAAAAACCTTTGACTATTATTGCTCCCCATGTCATGGTTTAAAGGGAAAAGGGGATGGAACGTTTTTTACCATTGATCTGAAACCAAAACCGAGAAACTTTACCGATCTCGACTATATGAAAAAAAGGACTGATGATCAGCTGATAAAGTCTATCACCGATGGTTCGAAGTCTGTTGATAAGTCAAATCTTTGCCCACCATGGGGGAAGACGCTCACGGATAAAAAGATCAAGGAGCTGGTTGCGTATATACGAGGACTTGCAACACAGGAATCTGCGGCTCCGGTTGCTGTGGCAAAAGGACCCGTATCGGTCGATGAAAAAGAAAGCCCGGTTAAAGCTGTGATGCGCTGGGGCTTCATCGCTGTAATCACCATTGCACTGGCCAGCGGTGCGATCAGCGAATGGAAGAAATTGAGAAATGAATCACCAAAGGGGTAA
- a CDS encoding c-type cytochrome yields MRLRSIVNLQKRWLTLILVCLPFAACLHASFGQERKIDSMFLELDKKYRMPEQWSALPFELEDPYKRVKNGPPLVNVIYKANVEWLSRWIANPKTVVQNAKMPNLGLDFDEIKAVIVFLGSIAEKDVPQVAWDEFLLKKEDALSEDEYDKMEKVFNAGKGVWGRARCTICHPIKGVGGNVGVGPDLGEITTKINRNWLHAWLGNTKSHFPDTMMAQYRFTDQDVRWLVEFIMRDTQFIPEEKDEEEGTAQPKVETPVLTEKEFSGLRNDAALIEKGRSVVEKARCFVCHDIKGISELMPVIERKREGLSGFEKLLYEIRCLACHRIQEKGGTYAPNLTFAGSKIKMNWEGEFLQAPDIIRPLSQQMPKFNLTEDEAKAATEYIEKSLLTKEPLPDPFKDGPPTAEIIAAGEKLFYEKGCNTCHAENITKGGGVVGPNLATVGDRLQPAYILHHLKNPQQVNPQGVEPNFGLSDEELKQLVGFLVDHVKKKEGT; encoded by the coding sequence ATGAGGTTAAGGTCTATCGTGAACTTACAGAAAAGATGGTTGACACTAATTTTAGTTTGCTTGCCTTTTGCGGCATGCCTCCATGCTTCCTTCGGTCAGGAAAGAAAGATCGACAGCATGTTTCTGGAGTTGGATAAAAAATACCGGATGCCTGAGCAGTGGTCTGCCCTGCCCTTTGAGCTGGAAGATCCTTACAAAAGGGTTAAGAACGGCCCTCCGCTGGTTAATGTTATTTATAAGGCAAATGTCGAATGGTTGTCACGGTGGATTGCGAATCCAAAGACGGTAGTGCAAAATGCAAAGATGCCAAATCTGGGACTCGATTTTGACGAGATCAAGGCGGTTATCGTTTTCCTGGGTAGCATTGCTGAAAAGGATGTGCCTCAGGTAGCATGGGATGAGTTTTTACTGAAGAAGGAAGATGCTCTCTCAGAAGACGAGTATGATAAGATGGAAAAGGTTTTTAATGCCGGCAAAGGTGTATGGGGGCGTGCCCGCTGCACGATCTGTCACCCGATAAAAGGGGTTGGTGGAAATGTCGGTGTCGGGCCAGATCTTGGGGAGATTACAACGAAAATTAACAGAAACTGGTTGCATGCCTGGCTTGGTAACACGAAGAGCCATTTTCCGGATACCATGATGGCTCAGTATCGGTTCACGGATCAGGACGTCAGATGGCTTGTTGAGTTTATTATGCGCGATACGCAGTTTATTCCTGAAGAAAAAGATGAAGAGGAAGGGACCGCCCAGCCAAAGGTTGAGACTCCGGTTTTGACAGAAAAGGAATTTTCTGGCCTGCGAAATGATGCCGCTCTTATCGAAAAAGGAAGGAGCGTTGTTGAAAAGGCCCGGTGTTTTGTTTGTCATGATATAAAAGGAATTTCTGAGTTAATGCCGGTTATTGAAAGAAAGCGTGAAGGACTGTCCGGATTTGAAAAGCTTTTGTATGAAATCCGGTGCCTGGCATGTCATCGGATACAGGAAAAAGGCGGCACGTATGCGCCAAACCTGACGTTTGCCGGCAGTAAAATCAAGATGAACTGGGAGGGAGAGTTTTTGCAGGCGCCAGACATTATTCGTCCTTTGAGCCAGCAGATGCCAAAATTTAATTTGACTGAAGATGAGGCAAAGGCTGCCACTGAATACATCGAAAAGTCGTTGCTTACCAAAGAACCTCTGCCCGATCCCTTTAAAGATGGTCCTCCTACTGCGGAAATCATTGCAGCAGGTGAAAAGTTGTTTTATGAGAAGGGGTGTAATACGTGTCATGCTGAGAATATTACCAAGGGTGGTGGTGTTGTCGGCCCTAATCTTGCGACAGTTGGCGACCGGCTGCAGCCCGCTTACATCTTGCATCATTTAAAGAATCCGCAGCAGGTAAATCCGCAGGGAGTGGAGCCAAACTTTGGTTTGTCAGATGAGGAATTAAAGCAGTTGGTAGGTTTCTTGGTGGATCATGTGAAGAAGAAAGAGGGAACATAA
- a CDS encoding ethylbenzene dehydrogenase-related protein, translated as MRKALNKGLISLIFVGVCGSTFLMHNEVTAQSSNLFRTYKREVPQKLSETPESVAAGKKVYEKRCWYCHGIEGKGDGPAAVTMFPKPRNFTRNEYKVRSTAFGSVPTDEDLFRIITSGIEGTAMPFWSTISETERWQALYYVKTFNDQFTKDASPRVIPVGSVPSTPESIERGRELFKEMKCFECHGDDGRGNGPLTVALQTEWNMPYRARDLTKGWNFKGGNAIEDIYRTISTGFNETPMGSYLEKLSDEDRWHVAHYVKSIAKDMASDVVVKVKLFEGEQLPSEPLDENWSKATAVEIPLAGQILVSPRHWTPSVDAVMVRAFYNNDEIAFLLEWDDATNRQEEVFRDAISLQFPAKIPESLKKPYFAMGDSSGSVNLWSWKAHWQEGFGAIAEAPESEPGVATELNAKGFKNITVQPPESQNITGKGVYQNGRWKTVLKRTLTTEDVKGDIQFEVGRLIPVAFAIWDGSNSDVGGQKSVSSWYYVSLEKPVPKTVFVYVLVAIVMGASVEMWFIARLRRFPPKMEEEQE; from the coding sequence ATGAGAAAAGCTTTGAATAAAGGATTGATAAGTTTGATATTCGTTGGTGTCTGTGGCAGCACCTTTTTGATGCACAATGAGGTGACGGCCCAGTCTTCGAATTTGTTCAGGACCTATAAACGCGAAGTGCCTCAAAAATTATCTGAGACTCCGGAATCTGTTGCTGCCGGGAAAAAGGTTTACGAAAAGAGGTGTTGGTATTGTCATGGTATTGAGGGAAAAGGCGATGGCCCTGCCGCGGTAACAATGTTTCCGAAACCGAGGAACTTCACGAGGAACGAGTACAAAGTGCGGTCTACGGCGTTTGGTTCAGTTCCGACGGATGAGGATCTGTTTAGAATTATTACGAGCGGAATAGAAGGAACGGCGATGCCTTTCTGGAGTACGATTAGCGAGACGGAGCGATGGCAGGCGCTGTATTATGTAAAGACGTTTAATGATCAGTTTACAAAAGATGCTTCACCGAGAGTGATTCCCGTGGGAAGTGTTCCATCGACGCCGGAAAGCATAGAGCGAGGCCGTGAATTATTCAAGGAGATGAAATGCTTTGAGTGTCATGGGGATGATGGCAGAGGGAATGGGCCGCTCACGGTTGCCCTGCAAACAGAATGGAATATGCCTTACCGGGCCAGGGATTTGACGAAGGGTTGGAATTTTAAAGGCGGGAATGCCATTGAAGATATTTATCGGACGATATCAACGGGATTCAATGAAACTCCCATGGGTTCATATTTAGAAAAACTATCTGACGAAGATCGCTGGCATGTTGCCCACTATGTTAAGAGCATAGCAAAGGATATGGCGTCGGATGTTGTTGTAAAAGTGAAGTTGTTTGAAGGCGAACAATTGCCTTCGGAGCCATTGGATGAAAACTGGAGTAAAGCAACAGCCGTAGAGATCCCCTTGGCAGGGCAGATACTGGTAAGTCCGCGCCACTGGACTCCTTCTGTTGATGCAGTCATGGTAAGAGCTTTCTATAACAACGATGAAATCGCCTTTTTGCTGGAGTGGGATGACGCTACTAACAGGCAAGAGGAGGTTTTTAGAGATGCCATCTCTCTGCAATTTCCCGCAAAAATTCCTGAGTCGCTGAAAAAGCCGTATTTTGCCATGGGGGATTCAAGCGGTTCCGTAAATTTATGGAGTTGGAAAGCGCACTGGCAGGAAGGATTTGGTGCGATTGCTGAAGCGCCGGAATCAGAGCCTGGGGTGGCGACTGAATTGAACGCCAAGGGTTTTAAAAATATCACCGTGCAACCTCCGGAAAGCCAGAATATCACGGGAAAAGGTGTTTATCAAAACGGAAGGTGGAAGACGGTGCTCAAAAGGACTTTGACCACAGAGGATGTAAAGGGGGATATTCAATTTGAGGTTGGCAGGCTCATTCCCGTGGCTTTTGCAATCTGGGATGGCTCGAATAGTGATGTGGGCGGCCAAAAATCAGTATCGTCCTGGTATTATGTCTCTCTTGAAAAACCCGTACCCAAAACAGTCTTCGTATACGTTCTGGTTGCTATTGTTATGGGTGCAAGCGTTGAGATGTGGTTTATAGCCAGGTTACGCAGGTTTCCGCCAAAAATGGAAGAAGAACAAGAATAA
- a CDS encoding cytochrome c, translated as MPTPSTLMMWYMIMGVLAGLVYATTSNQKFVDFLSFLLPDRGPMIKSFLQKILFVGFPVLVGWFVYTWAIPGAASPVELRIQHPTLPQEFEKLENPFRQTDGETQRKCVEEGKILFQTYCRPCHGSKADGNGPFANSFRLRPINFQDPGTIATVVDNYLFWRIKEGGPGLPSESTPWDSAMPSWKDDLKDDEIWKIIMGEYDTAGVMPRQREKLE; from the coding sequence ATGCCAACGCCGAGCACGTTAATGATGTGGTATATGATCATGGGGGTGTTGGCAGGATTGGTGTATGCAACCACCAGCAATCAAAAATTTGTGGATTTTTTAAGTTTTTTACTTCCTGATCGCGGTCCCATGATAAAATCCTTCCTTCAAAAAATTCTCTTTGTTGGTTTTCCCGTGCTCGTTGGATGGTTTGTGTATACATGGGCGATTCCAGGCGCTGCCTCGCCGGTAGAACTGAGGATTCAGCATCCGACGTTACCGCAGGAATTTGAAAAGCTTGAAAATCCGTTCAGGCAAACAGATGGAGAGACGCAAAGAAAATGCGTTGAAGAAGGGAAGATACTTTTCCAGACCTACTGTCGTCCGTGTCATGGTTCAAAGGCGGATGGTAACGGGCCGTTTGCCAATTCTTTTCGTCTGAGACCGATTAATTTTCAGGACCCTGGCACCATAGCCACGGTAGTGGACAATTATCTCTTTTGGCGTATCAAGGAAGGTGGCCCTGGTCTGCCATCTGAATCCACGCCGTGGGACTCAGCGATGCCATCATGGAAAGACGATTTGAAAGATGATGAAATATGGAAGATTATTATGGGTGAGTACGATACGGCAGGTGTTATGCCCCGGCAACGGGAAAAGCTCGAGTAA
- a CDS encoding c-type cytochrome: MNKSMLKITAFGIAVIGFYIYITMYVAGLSGTGGGESAGGVSPEAGEKIFWGDGQCSTCHKIGTSGSATRGPDQEGLASRAEERAKELGLPSGLDYLVESIVDPDKYIVKGYDKIMPRVYDPPIMLSREKILAVLAYLQTLGGEPDLGALMKYKDKIPEASKKKVKPWVPPMVVDAKEGEKVFFDETRPVTCGKCHVVNGRGKKVGPELTGIGAIQTADYFVESVLKPSAKIVKGYETMYVITTDGIPYNGLIKSETDEELVLLKEESGEIEEVVIPKSDIAEMKKQEVSIMPGNIGELLSVKDFYGIVSFLQSLK, translated from the coding sequence ATGAATAAGAGCATGCTAAAAATTACAGCTTTTGGAATTGCGGTTATCGGATTTTATATCTATATCACTATGTATGTGGCGGGGCTTTCCGGTACGGGTGGTGGTGAGTCCGCCGGTGGAGTGAGTCCTGAGGCTGGTGAGAAGATATTTTGGGGAGATGGGCAATGCAGCACCTGTCATAAGATTGGAACCAGTGGCAGTGCTACCAGGGGTCCTGATCAGGAAGGTTTGGCGAGCCGCGCGGAAGAGCGGGCGAAGGAATTGGGGTTGCCGTCAGGATTGGACTATCTTGTTGAATCTATCGTTGACCCTGACAAATATATTGTAAAGGGGTATGATAAAATTATGCCCCGGGTATACGACCCTCCGATTATGTTGTCACGTGAAAAGATACTGGCTGTTTTGGCGTATCTGCAAACCTTGGGTGGAGAGCCTGACTTGGGGGCGCTGATGAAATACAAGGATAAGATTCCTGAGGCATCAAAAAAGAAGGTAAAACCATGGGTGCCACCAATGGTGGTTGATGCAAAAGAAGGGGAAAAGGTGTTTTTTGATGAAACGCGTCCGGTTACCTGCGGTAAATGCCATGTGGTTAATGGACGGGGAAAGAAGGTGGGGCCGGAACTTACCGGCATTGGGGCAATCCAGACGGCTGACTATTTTGTAGAATCTGTTCTGAAACCAAGCGCTAAGATCGTTAAGGGTTATGAGACGATGTATGTGATAACCACTGACGGTATACCATATAATGGATTGATTAAAAGTGAAACAGATGAAGAGCTCGTATTGCTGAAAGAGGAAAGCGGTGAGATTGAAGAGGTTGTTATTCCGAAATCAGATATTGCCGAAATGAAGAAGCAGGAAGTGTCAATCATGCCGGGAAATATCGGCGAGCTGCTAAGTGTGAAAGATTTTTACGGGATAGTGTCTTTTTTACAGAGTTTGAAATAG
- a CDS encoding cytochrome ubiquinol oxidase subunit I, giving the protein MNNLKIVQQFNKRSAFFVLLLFLSLGSFLSVPPRLFAADVSGEQTKTGEGAATGVELPQFEAGQSSGAPQLAEGQPVTAEGTATAAAAEEEELPPVQYRTFFGLDSRTVVWIVSELHLMFAAFVLGVPIFAVIVEIVGFKGGDIKYDKMAKEFTKLLSAAFATTASLGGLLGFCLYGLYPEFMGHMTNVFSSTMYIYALMFFGEAFTLYGYYYSWEILKGTAAKKWFHIFLGVMLNLFGTGLMFLTNSWATYMMSPSGIVPATGKVVSLYHAIYNPLWMPVNIHRLIANVCFGGFVVGAYAAVKFLGAKTDEEKAHYDWMGYVGNFIGVGALIPLPFAGYWLGREVYSSSPVMGNIMMGGAFSWTFIIQAILIGMLFIGANYYLWLGMGRIKGSERYTKFFKYLIFIIFMCFAVWLTPHNLPLSGEERAMIGEQYHPFSKYFGVMAAKNAVVNLIILATFFSFLIYRRSNKGEICPFSEQGKVGKIGIFSALIFCLLMLVSYAISLNFVELEENIKVFVKPLVRSLYIQSFAVCLAAFLTFKNKGKLGQALLFAVTACIAVLYFWYYGFQVMQKANLVLRYLSVTQVSIVMSCLIMNAIIDIFMFRKSKLVGGIVWGKMPVRSQYALLLLCVVIVILMGLMGFIRSGLRMDWHIYGVLQDTSQWAYTPALSYMGRVVGLIVMLFLGLVAFVFWLANLGDKKEKGVLKEEFELTEPHPEHYE; this is encoded by the coding sequence ATGAATAATTTGAAGATAGTGCAGCAGTTCAATAAAAGAAGTGCTTTTTTTGTTTTGTTGTTATTCCTTTCTCTTGGTTCCTTTCTCTCGGTTCCTCCACGTCTGTTTGCCGCTGACGTGTCTGGTGAGCAGACAAAGACTGGCGAAGGGGCGGCAACCGGCGTAGAACTCCCTCAGTTCGAAGCAGGGCAATCATCCGGAGCGCCTCAATTGGCTGAAGGTCAGCCGGTGACGGCAGAAGGAACTGCGACGGCTGCGGCAGCAGAGGAAGAAGAATTGCCTCCCGTTCAGTACCGGACATTTTTTGGATTGGATTCCCGAACGGTCGTTTGGATCGTGTCTGAGTTGCATCTCATGTTCGCCGCGTTTGTGCTGGGTGTTCCTATCTTTGCGGTAATCGTGGAGATCGTAGGTTTCAAGGGCGGAGATATAAAATATGATAAGATGGCCAAGGAGTTTACCAAGCTTTTATCTGCCGCCTTCGCCACAACCGCTTCGCTTGGTGGTCTGCTTGGTTTCTGTTTGTATGGGTTGTATCCGGAGTTCATGGGGCACATGACGAACGTTTTTTCGTCAACCATGTATATTTATGCCCTGATGTTCTTTGGCGAGGCGTTTACGTTGTATGGGTATTACTATTCGTGGGAAATATTAAAAGGAACCGCAGCGAAAAAGTGGTTTCACATCTTTCTGGGAGTAATGCTCAACCTCTTTGGAACAGGATTGATGTTTTTGACAAATTCCTGGGCGACGTATATGATGAGTCCGTCTGGCATTGTACCGGCAACAGGAAAGGTCGTGAGTTTGTACCATGCGATCTATAATCCGCTCTGGATGCCTGTGAATATCCATCGACTCATTGCTAATGTCTGTTTTGGCGGGTTTGTGGTTGGCGCCTACGCTGCGGTGAAATTCCTGGGTGCAAAAACAGATGAAGAAAAGGCGCATTATGACTGGATGGGTTATGTTGGAAATTTCATTGGTGTCGGGGCATTGATCCCCTTGCCTTTCGCAGGATATTGGCTGGGTCGGGAAGTCTATAGCTCAAGCCCTGTCATGGGAAATATTATGATGGGTGGCGCTTTCTCGTGGACTTTTATTATTCAGGCCATTCTTATTGGTATGCTCTTCATCGGGGCGAACTATTATTTGTGGCTTGGCATGGGAAGAATTAAGGGATCAGAGCGATACACGAAATTTTTTAAATATCTTATTTTTATTATTTTTATGTGTTTTGCGGTATGGCTCACCCCGCATAATCTGCCTTTAAGCGGAGAAGAGCGGGCAATGATTGGTGAGCAATATCATCCATTCTCCAAATACTTCGGCGTTATGGCGGCAAAGAATGCCGTGGTAAACCTGATTATTTTGGCAACCTTCTTTTCCTTTCTGATTTACCGGCGGAGCAATAAGGGTGAGATATGTCCGTTCTCCGAACAAGGCAAGGTCGGGAAGATCGGTATCTTTTCTGCCCTGATCTTTTGCCTCCTCATGTTGGTTTCCTACGCGATTTCGCTCAATTTTGTGGAGTTGGAAGAAAATATCAAGGTCTTTGTGAAGCCGCTGGTCCGGTCGCTCTATATCCAGTCGTTTGCCGTATGTCTTGCGGCGTTTCTGACCTTCAAGAATAAAGGCAAGCTGGGGCAGGCGTTGTTGTTTGCGGTGACGGCGTGTATTGCCGTGCTCTATTTCTGGTATTACGGTTTCCAGGTGATGCAAAAGGCCAACCTGGTCTTGCGATATTTGTCGGTAACACAGGTGTCGATCGTCATGAGCTGTCTTATTATGAACGCTATCATCGATATTTTCATGTTCCGGAAATCAAAGCTGGTTGGTGGTATTGTTTGGGGAAAGATGCCCGTAAGATCTCAGTATGCGTTGCTCCTCCTGTGCGTGGTTATTGTTATTTTAATGGGATTAATGGGGTTCATACGCTCCGGTCTCCGGATGGATTGGCATATCTATGGGGTATTGCAGGATACCTCTCAATGGGCGTATACACCTGCACTGTCGTACATGGGTCGAGTTGTGGGATTGATTGTTATGCTCTTTCTTGGGCTGGTCGCATTCGTATTCTGGCTGGCTAATTTAGGTGATAAGAAAGAGAAAGGGGTATTGAAGGAAGAGTTTGAATTAACGGAGCCACACCCGGAGCATTATGAATAA
- a CDS encoding carboxypeptidase regulatory-like domain-containing protein, whose product MMVKSLRYGAFVGSFVLGVMCSAGWINPAIGAEAYKEIDVKDGGAIAGVVKFDGDIPAGKMLKVDKDEQTCGHENKVSEELVINGESKGIKNAVVSLVEIAAGKKAEVVTATLDQKECLFMPHVLAVSTGASVDLLNSDNVMHNLHSWSIKNPGFNEGVSGGGKMTKKFDLPEVVKITCDVHKWMSSFIVVKANPYFAVTDENGRFRIENVPAGSYKIEAWQEKLGKKTADVTVKSNEEAAVDFVYAKK is encoded by the coding sequence ATGATGGTGAAAAGTTTACGATACGGAGCTTTTGTCGGTAGTTTTGTACTCGGAGTAATGTGTAGTGCGGGGTGGATCAACCCTGCTATAGGAGCGGAGGCTTATAAAGAGATTGATGTGAAGGATGGGGGAGCAATTGCCGGCGTTGTTAAGTTTGACGGGGATATTCCTGCAGGAAAGATGCTCAAGGTTGATAAGGATGAACAAACATGCGGGCACGAAAATAAGGTGTCCGAGGAATTGGTGATTAACGGAGAATCAAAAGGAATTAAAAATGCGGTTGTTTCCCTGGTTGAGATTGCAGCAGGCAAGAAGGCTGAAGTTGTGACTGCCACCTTAGACCAGAAGGAGTGTCTGTTCATGCCCCATGTGCTGGCGGTATCGACCGGGGCAAGCGTAGATTTGCTGAATAGCGATAACGTGATGCATAATCTTCACTCCTGGTCAATAAAAAATCCGGGCTTCAACGAAGGAGTGTCTGGTGGTGGGAAGATGACGAAAAAATTTGATCTCCCTGAAGTGGTAAAAATTACGTGTGATGTCCATAAATGGATGAGTTCCTTTATCGTTGTGAAGGCCAACCCGTATTTCGCGGTGACGGATGAAAATGGACGTTTTAGGATAGAAAATGTGCCGGCGGGTTCTTATAAAATCGAGGCTTGGCAGGAGAAGCTTGGGAAGAAAACGGCGGATGTAACCGTAAAATCAAACGAAGAAGCGGCGGTAGATTTTGTATATGCTAAGAAATAG
- a CDS encoding carboxypeptidase-like regulatory domain-containing protein produces the protein MKLKKSKRKQEILYGSFCSGTGLMVKYAALVLCLVVICFSPAYGDTIVLKNSSADIDLKITSVRKDCVNAILTRHSIKSLNMEFFSSKEYPDVIVLNITNTAMECKIKEIAEDYVRLQIPASVISSLAVSSPLEGDMKNTVSDKMVNRLRMGDVEGRGAAKEPEEGRVFEPMADGNAREGGIRDGLRTSSSEGVAVAKNYRLRVKKAERKSPSVEGELSKPETESSGLEEALTDEETLEPDAETSEMNQQAAHEPMEPLEEEEKEGVEDVVKKDKPVDHDPNLGRVEGRILHSGKPLPDCQVKLQMLEKVGILNKGYRPIEGALEHEVITDKDGVYRFMNMSPGLYKVYWKPSSETSWIRRFKMEPDVVVNSGRLTTPKDIETLKRTLN, from the coding sequence ATGCAGCTCTTGTGTTGTGTCTGGTTGTGATATGCTTTTCTCCCGCGTATGGGGACACCATCGTTTTAAAGAATAGTAGTGCAGATATCGATCTTAAGATAACCAGTGTCAGGAAGGATTGCGTCAATGCTATCCTGACAAGGCATTCCATAAAATCTTTGAACATGGAGTTTTTCAGTAGCAAAGAGTATCCCGATGTAATTGTTTTGAATATCACGAACACTGCTATGGAATGCAAGATTAAAGAGATCGCGGAAGATTATGTCCGGTTGCAAATTCCTGCTTCTGTGATTTCCTCGCTTGCCGTGTCGTCCCCGCTGGAGGGTGATATGAAGAATACGGTTTCGGATAAGATGGTGAACCGTCTAAGAATGGGAGACGTGGAAGGGCGTGGGGCGGCAAAGGAACCGGAAGAAGGAAGGGTGTTTGAGCCAATGGCCGATGGGAATGCCAGGGAGGGGGGAATTCGCGATGGGCTAAGGACTTCCTCGTCGGAGGGCGTAGCAGTGGCGAAAAATTACCGGCTCAGGGTTAAAAAGGCGGAAAGAAAAAGTCCTTCGGTGGAAGGGGAATTGTCGAAACCTGAAACAGAATCCTCCGGATTGGAAGAAGCCCTTACGGATGAAGAGACGTTGGAACCGGATGCCGAAACGTCCGAAATGAACCAACAGGCGGCGCACGAACCGATGGAACCGCTGGAAGAGGAGGAAAAAGAAGGTGTCGAAGATGTCGTGAAGAAGGATAAACCTGTTGACCATGACCCAAATCTTGGCAGGGTTGAAGGCAGGATATTGCACAGCGGAAAACCTCTTCCGGATTGTCAGGTGAAGCTGCAAATGTTGGAAAAAGTCGGGATCTTAAATAAGGGGTATCGTCCGATAGAAGGGGCGCTGGAGCATGAAGTGATTACCGATAAGGATGGCGTTTACCGCTTTATGAATATGTCTCCGGGACTGTATAAGGTCTATTGGAAGCCTTCTTCAGAAACTTCGTGGATCAGGCGCTTCAAGATGGAGCCGGACGTTGTGGTAAATTCCGGCAGGCTTACCACTCCCAAAGACATTGAAACCTTGAAAAGGACCTTAAACTAG